A stretch of Nonomuraea africana DNA encodes these proteins:
- a CDS encoding alpha-ketoacid dehydrogenase subunit beta, whose translation MRVAENLNAALHELMAAEDDLYLLGEDVADPYGGAFKITRGLSTRFPGRVLSTPISENAITGVAAGLALAGDAAIVEIMFGDFAALAFDQLLNFAAKSVSMYGSRVPMRMVVRCPVGGGRGYGPTHSQSLQKHFVGIPDLALYEVSPFHDNLAVFTEMLERARPCVLFEDKVLYTRPMHAVPEPFSLAIENGVARIFLDERPDCVVVAPGGSAPMVLAAMRSLLLEEEIACTLLVPSRLYPFDVELPDTRRVFVVEESTAGGTWGAEVAHLIHQRHWGRLAGPVTLVHSADSVIPTAAHLEESVLVSERAVHRVIMETLRG comes from the coding sequence ATGCGGGTCGCGGAGAACCTCAACGCGGCGCTCCATGAGCTGATGGCCGCCGAGGACGACCTCTACCTGCTCGGCGAGGACGTGGCCGACCCGTACGGCGGCGCCTTCAAGATCACCCGAGGGCTGTCCACGCGCTTCCCCGGCCGGGTGCTGTCCACGCCGATCAGCGAGAACGCCATCACCGGCGTCGCCGCGGGCCTCGCGCTCGCGGGCGACGCGGCGATCGTCGAGATCATGTTCGGCGACTTCGCCGCGCTCGCCTTCGACCAGCTCCTGAACTTCGCCGCCAAGTCCGTCTCCATGTACGGCTCCCGCGTCCCGATGCGCATGGTGGTGCGCTGCCCGGTCGGCGGCGGAAGAGGTTACGGCCCCACGCACAGCCAGAGCCTGCAGAAGCACTTCGTCGGGATCCCCGACCTCGCGCTGTACGAGGTGTCGCCCTTCCACGACAACCTCGCGGTCTTCACCGAGATGCTGGAGCGGGCCAGGCCGTGCGTCCTGTTCGAGGACAAGGTCCTCTACACCAGGCCCATGCATGCCGTGCCCGAGCCGTTCTCCCTCGCGATCGAGAACGGCGTGGCGCGGATCTTCCTCGACGAGCGCCCCGACTGCGTGGTCGTCGCGCCGGGCGGCAGCGCCCCCATGGTGCTGGCGGCGATGCGCTCGCTGCTCCTCGAGGAGGAGATCGCCTGCACGCTGCTGGTGCCCTCCCGCCTGTACCCCTTCGACGTGGAGCTCCCCGACACCCGGCGCGTCTTCGTCGTCGAGGAGAGCACCGCGGGCGGGACCTGGGGCGCCGAGGTGGCCCACCTGATCCACCAGCGGCACTGGGGGCGGCTGGCGGGCCCCGTCACCCTCGTCCACTCCGCCGACTCCGTGATTCCCACCGCCGCCCATCTGGAGGAGTCGGTGCTGGTATCGGAGCGGGCGGTCCACCGCGTGATCATGGAGACGCTCCGTGGCTGA
- a CDS encoding thiamine pyrophosphate-dependent dehydrogenase E1 component subunit alpha: protein MIDADLSRMLVIRAFERTLLDLYGRGLLNGTTHTCLGQEYVPVAMEGLLDPADHVFSNHRGHGHYLARFDDPEGLLAEIMGREGAVCAGVGGSQHIRRDRYLSTGVQGESLPVAAGVALHLKRVEPGRLACAYIGDGTFGEGAVYEALNLAALWSLPLLVVVENNGIAQSTPTGEHLAGTIAGRAAAFGLPHELVEGADVDDIRTRLAPLVSGVREGRPAVVEFVTHRLGPHSKGDDTRPAHALGVDWRDKYASPLLDRLEAAAVARIEAVAADVIARPLSRWEA from the coding sequence GTGATCGACGCCGACCTCTCCCGCATGCTCGTGATCCGCGCCTTCGAGCGCACCCTCCTCGACCTGTACGGCAGGGGCCTGCTCAACGGCACCACCCACACCTGCCTCGGCCAGGAGTACGTCCCCGTCGCGATGGAGGGCCTGCTCGACCCCGCCGACCACGTCTTCAGCAACCACCGGGGACACGGCCACTACCTGGCCCGCTTCGACGACCCCGAGGGCCTGCTGGCCGAGATCATGGGCCGCGAGGGCGCGGTCTGCGCGGGCGTGGGCGGCAGCCAGCACATCCGCCGCGACCGCTACCTGTCCACCGGCGTCCAGGGGGAGAGCCTGCCCGTGGCGGCGGGCGTCGCGCTGCATCTCAAGCGCGTCGAGCCGGGCCGATTGGCCTGCGCCTACATCGGCGACGGCACGTTCGGCGAGGGCGCGGTCTACGAGGCGCTGAACCTGGCCGCGCTCTGGTCACTGCCCCTGCTCGTGGTCGTCGAGAACAACGGCATCGCCCAGTCCACGCCCACCGGCGAGCACCTCGCGGGCACCATCGCGGGGCGCGCCGCGGCGTTCGGCCTCCCGCACGAGCTGGTCGAGGGCGCCGACGTGGACGACATCAGGACGCGGCTCGCCCCGCTCGTCTCGGGCGTGCGCGAGGGCAGGCCCGCCGTGGTCGAGTTCGTCACCCACAGGCTCGGCCCCCACAGCAAGGGCGACGACACCAGGCCCGCCCACGCCCTCGGCGTCGACTGGCGCGACAAGTACGCCTCACCCCTGCTCGACCGGCTCGAAGCCGCGGCCGTGGCCCGGATCGAGGCGGTCGCCGCGGACGTGATCGCCCGACCCCTCTCACGGTGGGAGGCGTGA
- a CDS encoding 2-oxo acid dehydrogenase subunit E2, with protein MAELRVPKLNTNDGEYLLVEWLVEDGAQVHEDDLVALVETSKAAEELAADATGVLRHGVVAGAWCRPDQVIATIGGEAAAAQAAPPAPRLAAGRDGPPLVTAPAQAFADEHGITGDQLRELGLKVVRKADLERLLGHVRDLPKVQRAVARAVELSHRSIPAAYLAVRMDLAGAIEHARAETRAVRRPVGLAEIFVQAVAGLHERFPLFFATLDGDQVRLSRTADIGVTLDLGEGLYVPVLRDAARRTTKELASALMRYRLAATTGDFRPSDLSGATFVVTLHTEGGVVMAIPFVFPGTTCALAVTAPREGSAADIGLAYDHRLINGRDAALFMNALKAAVEGLS; from the coding sequence GTGGCTGAGCTGCGCGTGCCGAAGCTGAACACCAACGACGGCGAGTACCTGCTGGTGGAGTGGCTCGTCGAGGACGGGGCCCAGGTCCACGAGGACGACCTGGTCGCCCTGGTCGAGACCTCCAAGGCGGCGGAGGAGCTGGCCGCCGACGCCACGGGGGTGCTCCGCCACGGCGTGGTCGCGGGGGCCTGGTGCCGTCCCGACCAGGTGATCGCCACGATCGGCGGCGAGGCGGCGGCCGCGCAGGCGGCACCGCCCGCGCCCCGCCTCGCGGCCGGGCGGGACGGCCCGCCGCTGGTCACCGCCCCCGCCCAGGCGTTCGCCGACGAGCACGGCATCACCGGCGACCAGCTGCGGGAGCTCGGGCTCAAGGTCGTCAGGAAGGCCGACCTCGAACGGCTCCTCGGCCACGTCCGCGACCTGCCCAAGGTCCAGCGGGCCGTGGCCAGGGCCGTGGAGCTGTCCCACCGGAGCATCCCGGCCGCCTACCTGGCCGTCCGGATGGACCTGGCGGGGGCGATCGAGCACGCCAGGGCCGAGACCAGGGCGGTCAGGCGGCCCGTCGGGCTGGCGGAGATCTTCGTCCAGGCGGTGGCGGGGCTGCACGAGCGCTTCCCGCTCTTCTTCGCCACGCTCGACGGCGACCAGGTCCGCCTGTCCAGGACCGCCGACATCGGCGTCACGCTCGACCTCGGCGAAGGACTCTACGTCCCGGTGCTGCGCGACGCGGCGCGCCGTACCACCAAGGAGCTGGCGAGCGCGCTGATGCGGTACCGGCTGGCCGCCACCACCGGCGACTTCAGGCCGTCCGACCTCAGCGGCGCCACCTTCGTGGTCACCCTGCACACCGAGGGCGGCGTCGTCATGGCGATCCCGTTCGTCTTTCCCGGCACCACCTGCGCGCTGGCCGTCACCGCCCCGCGGGAGGGGAGCGCCGCCGACATCGGCCTGGCCTACGACCACCGGCTGATCAACGGACGGGACGCCGCCCTCTTCATGAACGCACTCAAGGCCGCCGTCGAAGGGCTGAGCTGA